In Meiothermus ruber DSM 1279, the following proteins share a genomic window:
- a CDS encoding MIP/aquaporin family protein, translating to MNLRALVAEFLGVFAMCFVAVGAIAATQRDDWMVVALAPGLAIGLSVVALRAVSGAHFNPAVTFAMLITGRITPVGALGYWVAQLLGGLLAAFFIGALYGGAAVADGTPTPGANHTVIQALMMEIFLTFFLVSVIFGSAVFNNFSFAGLAIGLAVTMGILAGGAISGAAMNPARVLGPAIIGGEWAAHWVYWVGPLVGAGLAALLYDFLYSKQVES from the coding sequence ATGAACTTGCGTGCCCTTGTGGCGGAGTTTTTAGGGGTGTTTGCTATGTGTTTTGTGGCGGTTGGGGCTATTGCGGCCACCCAGAGGGATGACTGGATGGTGGTGGCCCTGGCCCCCGGCCTGGCCATAGGCCTTTCGGTGGTGGCGCTGAGGGCTGTCTCGGGGGCGCACTTTAACCCCGCCGTGACCTTTGCCATGCTCATTACTGGACGCATTACCCCGGTGGGCGCGCTGGGCTACTGGGTGGCCCAGTTGTTAGGAGGACTGCTTGCGGCCTTTTTCATTGGTGCTTTGTATGGCGGTGCAGCGGTGGCCGATGGAACCCCGACCCCCGGGGCGAACCACACCGTCATCCAGGCCCTCATGATGGAGATCTTCCTGACCTTTTTCCTGGTCTCGGTTATCTTTGGTTCGGCGGTCTTCAATAACTTTAGCTTTGCCGGACTGGCGATTGGCCTGGCCGTTACCATGGGCATCCTGGCCGGTGGGGCCATCTCTGGGGCGGCCATGAACCCGGCGCGGGTGCTGGGCCCGGCCATCATCGGTGGGGAGTGGGCGGCCCACTGGGTCTACTGGGTGGGCCCGCTGGTGGGGGCTGGGTTGGCGGCTTTGCTCTACGATTTTTTGTACAGCAAGCAGGTAGAAAGCTAG
- the metK gene encoding methionine adenosyltransferase, whose protein sequence is MQRLVTSESVTEGHPDKLADRISDAVLDAILAQDPKARVACETLVTTGLVMVAGEITTDSYVDIPRLVRQTVLEVGYTRAKYGFDGDTCAVLTAIDEQSPDIAGGVNESWEWRVLGSRDEFDRVGAGDQGLMFGYATDETPELMPLPISLAHRLTRRLAEARKTGEIPYLRPDGKAQVTVVYEGQKPLYVGTALVSTQHSEEVEADQIHHDIRTKVIEKAIPEEYLSKETLYLVNPSGKFVIGGPHGDTGLTGRKIIVDTYGGAVPHGGGAFSGKDPTKVDRSAAYYARYIAKNIVAAGLAKRALIELAYAIGKARPVGMRVETFGTGIVPDEKITEVAQKVFDARPKAIIENLKLQRPIYTPTSAYGHFGREGFPWENTDKVEELRKLLP, encoded by the coding sequence TTGCAACGACTGGTAACTTCGGAATCGGTGACGGAGGGGCACCCCGACAAACTGGCCGACCGCATCTCGGATGCGGTGCTGGACGCGATTCTGGCCCAGGATCCCAAAGCCAGGGTGGCCTGCGAAACCCTGGTGACCACGGGCCTGGTGATGGTGGCGGGCGAGATTACCACCGATAGCTACGTGGATATTCCCCGCCTGGTGCGTCAGACTGTGCTCGAGGTGGGCTACACCCGGGCCAAATACGGCTTCGACGGCGATACCTGCGCGGTGCTTACGGCCATCGACGAGCAGTCGCCGGACATTGCCGGCGGGGTCAACGAGTCCTGGGAGTGGCGGGTGCTGGGCTCCCGCGATGAGTTCGACCGGGTGGGCGCGGGCGACCAGGGCCTGATGTTCGGCTACGCCACCGACGAGACCCCCGAGCTGATGCCGCTGCCCATCTCGCTGGCCCACCGCCTGACCCGCCGCCTGGCCGAGGCCCGCAAAACCGGGGAAATTCCCTATCTGCGCCCCGATGGCAAGGCCCAGGTGACGGTGGTCTACGAGGGCCAGAAGCCCCTTTACGTGGGTACGGCCCTGGTCTCCACCCAGCACTCCGAAGAAGTGGAGGCCGACCAGATCCACCACGACATCCGCACCAAGGTGATCGAAAAGGCCATTCCCGAAGAGTACCTGAGCAAAGAGACCCTCTACCTGGTCAACCCTTCGGGCAAGTTTGTGATTGGGGGGCCCCACGGCGACACCGGCCTGACCGGGCGCAAAATTATCGTGGATACCTATGGCGGCGCGGTGCCCCACGGCGGCGGGGCTTTCAGCGGTAAAGACCCCACCAAAGTAGACCGCTCGGCGGCCTACTACGCCCGCTACATCGCCAAGAACATCGTGGCGGCGGGGCTGGCCAAGCGCGCCCTGATCGAGCTGGCCTACGCCATCGGCAAGGCCCGCCCGGTGGGAATGCGGGTCGAGACCTTTGGCACCGGGATTGTACCCGACGAGAAAATCACCGAGGTGGCCCAGAAGGTTTTCGATGCCCGCCCCAAGGCCATCATCGAGAACCTGAAACTACAGCGCCCCATCTACACCCCCACCTCGGCCTACGGGCACTTTGGCCGCGAGGGCTTCCCCTGGGAGAACACCGACAAGGTCGAGGAGCTGCGCAAGCTCCTGCCGTAG
- a CDS encoding HD domain-containing protein gives MWLRLKRLYKAFIPAQAQPDDAWALAELSLEEAPLYKAMDVRDREHAVRVAKRLLERYPDAPSYAVRAALLHDCGKALRPYRPLERILTGLISLDVPIEPLHKGWRGAWQIRQHHPEYGAMRILEPQVAQIVREHHQPVSLWARRLHEVDEEF, from the coding sequence GTGTGGTTGCGGCTTAAGCGTTTGTATAAAGCCTTCATCCCAGCCCAGGCCCAGCCGGACGACGCCTGGGCGCTGGCCGAGCTTAGCCTCGAGGAGGCCCCCCTGTACAAAGCCATGGACGTGCGCGACCGCGAGCACGCCGTGCGGGTAGCCAAAAGGCTGCTGGAGCGCTACCCGGACGCCCCCAGCTATGCCGTGCGGGCCGCCCTGCTGCACGACTGCGGCAAGGCCCTGCGGCCCTACCGTCCTTTGGAGCGCATCCTGACCGGGCTTATAAGCCTGGACGTGCCGATTGAACCGCTGCACAAAGGATGGCGGGGGGCCTGGCAGATTCGCCAGCACCACCCCGAGTACGGGGCTATGCGCATCCTCGAGCCCCAGGTAGCCCAGATTGTGCGGGAACACCACCAGCCGGTGAGCCTGTGGGCCAGGCGGTTACACGAAGTGGACGAAGAGTTCTAG
- the pruA gene encoding L-glutamate gamma-semialdehyde dehydrogenase — translation MTTEPYRPEPIETFQSPEAFEAMRKALAAVRAQFGRHYPLIIGGERVHTPATITSTNPSNPSEVVGVSAKAGIAEADAALDAAWRAFKTWRDWPQEHRSRVLLKAAQIMKRRQRELEAWLVYEIGKNWVEAAADVAEAIDFTRYYALSALKYKDGAPVVPYPGEDNEAFYIPLGVGVVIAPWNFPLAILTGMTVAPIAVGNCVVAKPAEDTVVIAAKLFEILEEAGLPAGVANYLPGEGSEVGAYLVQHPRTRFINFTGSLEVGLKINESAARLSPGQIWLKRVFLELGGKDGLIVDETADIAAAAQATVQSAFGFQGQKCSAASRLIVVDGIYDQLMEQVLDRTESLIVGPAEENPDMGPVASAQQEKTVLSYIEIGQQEARLVLGGRRLEGGGFFISPTVFEDVSPDARIAQEEIFGPVLSVIRVPDFDTALEVANGTRFGLTGGVFSRKRERLERARREFHVGNLYFNRKITGALVGVQPFGGFNLSGTDTKAGGPDYLLNFLQMKSVTERF, via the coding sequence ATGACCACCGAACCCTACCGTCCCGAACCCATTGAAACCTTTCAGAGCCCCGAGGCTTTCGAGGCCATGCGCAAGGCCCTGGCTGCGGTGCGGGCCCAGTTTGGCCGCCACTATCCCCTCATCATCGGGGGGGAGCGGGTGCACACCCCGGCCACCATCACCTCCACCAACCCCTCCAACCCCAGCGAGGTGGTGGGGGTGAGCGCCAAGGCTGGCATCGCCGAGGCCGACGCGGCCCTGGATGCGGCCTGGCGGGCCTTCAAAACCTGGCGCGACTGGCCCCAGGAGCACCGCAGCCGGGTTTTGCTGAAGGCGGCCCAGATCATGAAGCGCCGCCAGCGGGAGCTCGAGGCCTGGCTGGTCTATGAGATCGGCAAGAACTGGGTGGAGGCCGCCGCCGACGTGGCCGAGGCCATCGACTTCACCCGCTACTACGCCCTCTCGGCCCTCAAGTACAAGGACGGCGCCCCGGTGGTGCCCTATCCGGGCGAGGACAACGAGGCCTTCTACATCCCCTTGGGGGTGGGGGTGGTGATCGCCCCCTGGAACTTCCCCCTGGCCATCCTGACCGGCATGACCGTGGCCCCCATTGCGGTGGGCAACTGCGTGGTGGCCAAGCCCGCCGAGGACACCGTGGTGATTGCGGCCAAGCTCTTCGAGATTCTGGAGGAAGCCGGCCTGCCCGCCGGGGTGGCCAACTACCTGCCTGGGGAGGGGAGTGAGGTGGGGGCCTACCTGGTGCAGCACCCCCGCACCCGCTTCATCAACTTTACGGGCTCGCTCGAGGTGGGCCTCAAGATCAACGAGAGCGCGGCCCGGCTTTCGCCGGGGCAGATCTGGCTCAAGCGGGTCTTCCTGGAATTGGGCGGCAAAGACGGCCTGATCGTGGACGAAACCGCGGATATTGCCGCGGCAGCCCAGGCCACCGTGCAGAGCGCCTTTGGCTTCCAGGGCCAGAAGTGCTCGGCGGCCTCGCGCCTGATTGTGGTGGATGGAATCTACGACCAGCTCATGGAGCAGGTGCTCGACCGCACCGAAAGCCTGATTGTAGGGCCGGCCGAGGAGAACCCCGACATGGGGCCGGTGGCCAGCGCCCAGCAGGAGAAAACCGTGCTCTCTTACATCGAGATCGGCCAGCAGGAGGCCAGGCTGGTGCTGGGGGGGCGGCGGCTCGAGGGCGGCGGCTTCTTCATCTCGCCCACCGTCTTCGAAGACGTATCCCCCGATGCCCGCATCGCCCAGGAGGAAATTTTTGGCCCGGTGCTCTCGGTGATCCGCGTCCCCGACTTCGACACCGCATTGGAGGTAGCCAACGGCACGCGCTTCGGCCTGACCGGCGGGGTCTTCTCGCGCAAGCGCGAACGCCTCGAGCGGGCCCGGCGCGAGTTCCACGTGGGCAACCTCTACTTCAACCGCAAGATTACCGGGGCCCTGGTGGGGGTGCAGCCCTTCGGCGGCTTCAACCTCTCGGGCACCGACACCAAGGCCGGGGGGCCCGACTACCTGCTCAACTTTTTGCAGATGAAAAGCGTCACCGAGCGGTTCTAG
- a CDS encoding GAF domain-containing protein, translated as MGGSYQGMLALLRELVGCPTLENLLVAALEGAMRLIPGAQAGSVLLRQENAYRFVAMRGHEMPLPGYTLNLQDELRWYGGSLEEALSGWPRALQIQAERSGLLPRDRQTLQGMRWLLKIPIPLQGRVEAWINLDRFEASPFPPEALPLARELALSLGVVLQTIKERQNTQARLEREERLARVLEVLSTFREVDLLWQALPRLVMEILGAERAVALRREGSELRIQAAINWKEALGFSLPRGQGISWAALEERRVQMLRLEDAGPKFAVPARSQEYAAFIPLQDAQGEGFGVVVAYAETPFEAEDMPVLEAFGRGAGQVLARLQAQAAQQRELARLQSLTRASQGLTAAQTTEELLQLIVREALEQTGASTSLVTLYRPKEDLLEVVAAAGHAAEKAAGIRIRRNEGLAWRVLEQRSPLYLPDASREPSAVYASGRRVPAAYLGVPLGDPEGRMVGVLSVDTAGAGGEIHPQDRYALEVLARVAGVLLSRLQALERANRETERYRRLVQMSSDLETLDDPTRMAQRALETLIDLTGLSAGGFFRLELQDASQGSGRVRLVLGHERAREGRLQHFSNLPITLGQGFMGKALASGKVQRIEDYQDWEGAWPELKVHKLRTLLTAPLFLRGEPYGALTLASFDHRAHVSEEHLALLEAVARRLERALERAAHLEEITRTREDALRALGLGLELRDLETKGHTDRVVALTVALGQRLGFPDLEGLRMGAYLHDLGKLAIPDSILLKPGALTDAEWRIMQSHCDIGFGMLENLGFLSQTARNIVRYHHERVDGSGYPFGLTREEIPLEARLFAVVDVYDALIHPRPYKAAWCCEDALCELQRQAGQTLDAAIVEAFVELIASRVGSA; from the coding sequence ATGGGCGGTTCTTATCAGGGCATGCTGGCCCTACTGCGTGAGCTGGTTGGGTGCCCCACCCTGGAGAATCTGCTCGTGGCCGCGCTCGAGGGGGCCATGCGCTTGATTCCGGGGGCCCAGGCCGGTTCGGTTTTGCTGCGCCAGGAAAACGCCTACCGCTTTGTGGCTATGCGAGGCCACGAGATGCCCCTGCCCGGGTATACCCTGAACCTGCAGGATGAGCTTCGCTGGTATGGGGGCAGCCTGGAGGAGGCCTTATCGGGCTGGCCTCGAGCTCTCCAGATTCAGGCCGAGCGGAGCGGCTTGTTGCCACGGGATCGCCAGACCCTGCAGGGCATGCGCTGGTTGCTCAAGATTCCCATCCCGCTGCAGGGCAGGGTAGAGGCCTGGATCAACCTGGATCGCTTTGAGGCCTCCCCCTTCCCGCCGGAGGCATTGCCGCTGGCGCGGGAGCTGGCGCTCAGCCTGGGCGTGGTTTTGCAAACCATCAAAGAGCGCCAGAATACCCAGGCCCGCCTCGAGCGCGAAGAGCGATTAGCCCGGGTGCTGGAGGTGCTGTCTACTTTCCGCGAGGTGGATCTGCTCTGGCAGGCCCTGCCCCGCCTGGTAATGGAAATCCTGGGCGCGGAGCGCGCAGTGGCGCTGCGTCGGGAGGGCAGCGAGTTAAGGATACAGGCCGCCATCAACTGGAAGGAAGCGCTGGGTTTTTCGCTTCCCAGGGGCCAGGGAATCTCCTGGGCGGCCCTCGAGGAGCGCCGGGTGCAGATGTTGCGTCTCGAGGATGCCGGCCCCAAATTCGCGGTGCCGGCCAGGTCTCAGGAGTACGCCGCTTTTATCCCCCTCCAGGATGCCCAGGGGGAGGGCTTCGGGGTGGTGGTGGCCTACGCGGAGACCCCCTTCGAAGCGGAGGATATGCCGGTGCTCGAGGCCTTCGGCCGAGGGGCCGGCCAGGTGCTGGCCCGCTTGCAGGCCCAGGCGGCCCAGCAGCGCGAGCTGGCCCGGTTGCAGAGCCTGACCCGGGCCAGTCAAGGCCTAACGGCTGCACAAACCACCGAAGAACTGCTACAGCTTATCGTGCGGGAGGCCCTGGAGCAGACCGGGGCTTCCACCAGTCTGGTCACGTTGTACCGGCCCAAAGAAGACCTCCTCGAGGTGGTGGCAGCGGCCGGCCACGCGGCCGAAAAGGCAGCAGGTATCCGGATCAGGCGGAATGAAGGGCTGGCCTGGCGGGTGCTGGAGCAGCGCAGCCCCCTGTATTTGCCGGATGCCTCCCGCGAACCCAGCGCCGTGTATGCCTCGGGCCGGCGGGTTCCGGCGGCCTACCTGGGGGTGCCTTTGGGTGACCCTGAAGGCCGAATGGTGGGCGTGCTCTCGGTGGATACGGCCGGAGCCGGCGGGGAGATACACCCCCAGGATCGCTACGCCCTGGAGGTGCTGGCCAGGGTGGCCGGGGTGTTGCTTTCGCGCTTGCAGGCCCTCGAGCGCGCCAACCGGGAGACCGAGCGCTACCGCAGGCTGGTGCAGATGTCCTCCGACCTCGAGACCCTGGATGACCCCACCCGCATGGCCCAGCGGGCCCTGGAGACGCTGATCGATCTTACGGGGCTTTCCGCCGGCGGCTTTTTTCGCCTGGAACTGCAGGACGCGAGCCAGGGCAGCGGTCGGGTGCGGCTTGTGCTGGGGCACGAGCGGGCCAGGGAGGGGCGCTTGCAGCACTTTTCCAACCTACCCATCACCCTGGGCCAGGGGTTTATGGGTAAGGCCCTGGCCAGCGGCAAGGTGCAGCGCATCGAGGACTACCAGGACTGGGAGGGGGCCTGGCCGGAGCTGAAGGTTCACAAGCTAAGAACCCTGCTAACCGCCCCTTTGTTTTTACGGGGTGAGCCGTATGGGGCCCTTACCCTGGCCAGCTTCGACCACAGGGCCCATGTTTCCGAGGAGCACCTGGCGCTTTTGGAAGCGGTGGCCCGGCGGCTCGAGCGGGCGCTGGAGCGGGCAGCGCACCTCGAGGAGATCACCCGCACCCGCGAGGACGCCTTGCGGGCCCTGGGTCTGGGCCTGGAGCTGCGCGACCTCGAGACCAAAGGCCACACCGACCGGGTGGTGGCCCTGACCGTGGCCCTGGGGCAGCGCCTGGGCTTCCCCGACCTCGAGGGGTTGCGCATGGGGGCTTACCTGCACGACCTGGGCAAGCTGGCCATCCCCGACTCGATTCTGCTCAAGCCGGGAGCCCTCACCGATGCTGAGTGGCGCATTATGCAAAGCCACTGCGATATTGGCTTTGGCATGCTGGAAAACCTGGGCTTCTTGTCGCAGACGGCCCGGAATATCGTTCGCTACCACCACGAGCGCGTGGATGGTTCCGGCTATCCCTTTGGCCTGACCCGCGAGGAGATACCCCTCGAGGCCCGCCTGTTTGCTGTAGTGGACGTTTACGATGCCCTGATACACCCCCGGCCCTATAAAGCCGCCTGGTGCTGTGAGGATGCGCTGTGCGAGCTGCAGCGGCAGGCCGGGCAGACCCTCGATGCGGCCATCGTGGAGGCTTTTGTCGAGCTGATCGCCAGCCGGGTGGGTTCGGCCTGA
- a CDS encoding GntR family transcriptional regulator: protein MAQFQRPHSVREAAYSHLRGAILTGSLLPGARISEPGLAQELGVSRTPVREALQRLAQEGLVELLPGKGARVRVLSAEEVREVYDVRALLEGEAAALAAQNATEAELDRLERLLQVLEALPKEAYAQQMQVDFDFHTALVEAAHNKTLARIYADLRSSLTLVRSFQQTQSQHPKTRQQHQAILAALKARNPVEAAEAARAHVRYFRDLVLQSLQAQAWQ, encoded by the coding sequence ATGGCCCAGTTTCAGCGACCCCACTCGGTGCGGGAAGCCGCCTACAGCCACCTGCGGGGGGCCATCCTGACGGGTTCCCTGCTGCCCGGGGCGCGCATCTCCGAGCCGGGGCTGGCGCAGGAACTGGGCGTCAGCCGCACCCCGGTGCGCGAGGCTCTGCAGCGTCTGGCCCAGGAGGGGCTGGTAGAACTGCTGCCGGGCAAGGGGGCGCGGGTGCGGGTGCTCTCGGCTGAGGAGGTGCGCGAGGTCTACGATGTGCGGGCCCTGCTCGAGGGCGAGGCGGCGGCCCTGGCGGCGCAAAACGCCACCGAGGCCGAACTGGATCGGCTGGAGCGGCTGCTCCAGGTGCTGGAGGCCCTGCCAAAGGAAGCCTATGCCCAGCAGATGCAGGTGGACTTCGACTTTCACACCGCCCTGGTCGAAGCGGCCCACAACAAAACCCTGGCCCGCATCTACGCCGATCTGCGCTCGAGCCTCACCCTCGTCCGTTCGTTTCAGCAAACCCAGTCCCAGCACCCCAAAACCCGCCAGCAGCACCAGGCCATTCTGGCAGCGCTTAAGGCCCGCAACCCCGTCGAGGCCGCCGAGGCCGCGCGGGCCCATGTGCGCTATTTCCGCGACTTAGTGCTACAAAGCCTCCAGGCGCAGGCCTGGCAGTAG
- a CDS encoding proline dehydrogenase: MDFNQSYRSFVLALAQNQRIKHLVLTRGRKFARRFIAGDTLEEALQVVEALERDRIHAILDLLGEMVTSEAQARQFQREIIRLVQALGERPYPRYVALKLTQLGLDISEDLAFSLMEEILSEARQHDCFVRMDMEDSPRVDATLRMYRRLREAGFDNTGVVLQSYLKRTEQDLQALIPLKAPVRIVKGAYKEPPEVAFQDKRLVDAQFVLLCKKAMENGLYTAIASHDPQIIQEMKRWTAQMGIGPDRFEFQLLYGVRRDEQKKLAAEGYTVRAYVPYGTDWYPYFSRRIAERPENLLFVARSLIQG, encoded by the coding sequence ATGGATTTCAACCAAAGCTACCGCTCGTTTGTGCTGGCCCTGGCCCAGAACCAGCGCATCAAACACCTGGTGCTCACCCGTGGCCGCAAATTTGCCCGCCGCTTTATTGCCGGCGATACCCTCGAGGAGGCCTTGCAGGTGGTGGAGGCCCTCGAGCGCGACCGGATTCACGCCATCCTGGATCTGCTGGGCGAGATGGTCACCTCCGAAGCCCAGGCCCGGCAGTTCCAGCGTGAGATTATCCGGCTGGTGCAGGCATTGGGTGAGCGACCTTACCCCCGCTATGTGGCCCTCAAGCTCACCCAGCTAGGTCTGGATATCTCCGAAGACCTAGCTTTTTCGTTGATGGAGGAGATTCTGAGCGAGGCCCGGCAGCACGACTGCTTCGTGCGCATGGACATGGAGGACAGCCCCCGTGTAGACGCCACACTCCGGATGTACCGGCGGTTGCGCGAGGCCGGCTTCGACAACACCGGCGTGGTGCTGCAAAGCTACTTGAAGCGCACCGAACAAGACCTGCAGGCCCTGATACCCCTCAAAGCGCCGGTGCGCATTGTGAAGGGTGCCTACAAAGAACCCCCCGAGGTGGCTTTTCAGGATAAGCGCCTGGTGGACGCCCAGTTTGTGCTGCTGTGCAAGAAAGCCATGGAAAACGGCCTCTACACGGCCATTGCCAGCCACGACCCCCAGATCATCCAGGAGATGAAACGCTGGACGGCGCAGATGGGCATCGGGCCGGATCGCTTCGAGTTTCAACTGCTTTATGGGGTGCGCCGCGACGAGCAGAAAAAGCTGGCCGCCGAGGGCTATACCGTGCGGGCCTACGTGCCCTACGGCACCGACTGGTATCCCTATTTCTCGCGCCGCATCGCCGAGCGCCCCGAGAACCTTTTGTTCGTGGCGCGCAGCCTGATCCAGGGGTAG